A segment of the Zingiber officinale cultivar Zhangliang chromosome 8B, Zo_v1.1, whole genome shotgun sequence genome:
GCCTAGAATTTCCAATACTTATTAGAAAAACACCATGAAAGAGTAACAGGTATCTAGAAAGGAACTACAAAAATCATATTTCTCATATTATCAAACACATAATACAGTTCAGTTGGATTCTGTCAGCAATAGCATGGTTCATGCATTACCTTCCAGATTGTGTCCTCCATATTGTAATGGTGTTAATTTATCAAAGATCATCCACCAATGATAGTATTGTGCTAGAGATTACTATGatataaaggcaagtaaaaatatatattatatgaaTTTCAAATTCCGACACCTTGTGCCCAAAGAAATGGCCAGCTGGATCACATTTGAAGAGTTGGGGTCCCTTCTCCTCATCAATACCCAAGATCATTGCAACTGCATTAAAGCATCATAGGATGAGAAAGACAGAGAGTTCGAATCTAGAAGAACACTCCACTACCATTCTTCTAGAACTTTCATAATCTCAATGATGTATTGTAAACAAGAATCTAACCTATTCCAAGAGGCCTCATGTAGGCATGCTGGGTATATATCTGTGATTTATCTGCAACCCTGCACATTCATGTGAGAATTTTTTCTCTTAATAACTGGCAGATTATCTATGCTACTGAAAGAGAAGCAGAACAGTTTATTCTGAATGCAAGGACAGCTATCCATaaaatgatataatgaacaaACTATGACCTGCTAAACACCAGAAATTCAAATAAGTGAATATGGTCAATACAATTCGAGTAACTAACAATATCAATTTATAAAATGAAGGTGTCCTGAAATCTAAATCGACTTCCACTGGAACTCAAACTTGACTAGTCATTTATTAATAAGGGAGATCTTTGAAACAAACTTTGGTTAATGAAATATCAATGTCTTGATCAGTAAAGTTCATTATAAGGCAACACTTGAATGTCAATTTCCTAACCCTAATAGCTGCATAAACATGTCATGTTTTGTTCTCCATACAAAATGAGCATTAGCCTATCCCAGATTGAAACCAAAAAGATTGGCATTAGCAAGAAAAAGAGATGGAAATCACAAAATCCTAATTGCAACATTTCCAAAACTAGATATTAAATCTTCAAATTGCCTCACACTTGTTATTGGCTATCTAGGAGAATAACACGAAATGGAAACCATAATTAAGGCTTTGGAAAGCAACTTTTAGTTGGACAAAATTAGTGAAGTGTACGTGCATAAACTGGTAATGCATAATGATTATCAGTTTAACACCATACAAGTCTACAAGGTGATAAATAGGAAGAGGATGATAGTACCATTTGGAAAATACATCTACAGGCATCTCATATCCCCATTTAAAACGAAATTCTGCTGCTTCATTTCTTGCTTGTTGGACCAAGGACCTTGCATCAGCTATAAAAGCAGTGATGAAAGACAAAGTCAATCATGCTGAATAATATATGCATTGTAATATTCAACTCAAAAAATATGATTTAACATTTCCAACAACTCTGGTATTCCATCAcaaattaaaagatttaaaagatgTGTACGCCCTAATTCGCATGAGATAATTTTATACACAAGGATACTAGAAATGTATTGCATAGCAAGCAGCTATAAGGATGATGAACGGTTACATATCTGTGCGTCTAATATTTGAGATGAGGCAGCACATAAAGATGTTCTATGAGGTTATGGTCTCATAAGTTTAAAAACATCAAGTACCTTAGTATCCACAATGATTGGATGCGCAACAAGTTAAAACTGTAAGGCTATAATTCACTAGGAGGAATACATAGATTTACAACCTGTCATCCCTGTGGCTAAGAGTCCAAGGTAATTTGTGATGGGAAAGAGATGCGTGACACTGGTCTGGTCCAATAGCTTATCCTGCATCGATATTCCCACGAGAAATACTAGGTTACATAAAGAAACACGAGAAGCATTCCGCACCCACAAGATGATGAAAAGCAAATGAGAAACACTCACAGGAACCTTCTTCTGGGTGACAACGCACACCGAATCCTTTCCACGAACTCCAATTGACGTGATACCGGACGCCTTAACAGCCTTAAACGCGTATTCTGCAGAACCAAAGACAAATTCACTTGCAGCTAAAACCAAACCTAGATCGGAAGTTTCCTCATGCACATCAATACCTCGAGCACGATCCACATTAGGGAGAAcccaaaaaaattaaatctttccctAGGGTAGGATTCGAGGACCTAGGGGGCTTACCGACTTGGTAGAGACGGCCTTCAGGAGAGAAAATAGTGATGTGGCGATCGTAGCCAGCTCCAGTTCCTCGACTCATGGCGTTTCTCTCAAATCTTCACTAGATCGATGGCTAGGGTTTCTTTGGCGATTTAATTTGTAGGCGGAAAGGGGCAGAAGGCTCGCACCCTGCTGCTTCAGCTCCAAGAAATATGTGCTTTTGCAATTAGACCCTTCTCGATTAATTAAACTGCAAATATTACCCTTTTCTGGTGAGAACTGAGGAGGAGAGGAAGACCTgacaatttttatttattttagtggTGACATGTCAATTTGGTATACTGTCTACGGTGTCAATACGGACTTACGGGTCAGACATGGGCCATAAGGCCAGAATTTGATTAGCCCATTTTTTTTGTCGAGCATGACTAGCCTCGCCggacttatttttaaataaaaaactataaaagcaaaatatttttaataaattttaaaaaatattttctaatttcctattaattttaaaataagccATGGGTTGGGTTAGGTCACTATTAGTACATAATACGATAAAATTATTATCTCTCTTACTACAGGATAAGGAgatgatttttattttgtaaatgacagaacttagttttttttttttttttttttttgatcttcaatattttttcctatttataatttttaattagggACGTTAAGATACATATTAGTTTTAATGATGGAGTCAACTGAGATGATATATGCGGATTGTGGCCCTTGAGTATCAATGCTAACATCGTCGGCTAGCCTCCTCTTTTTACCAATGTTGATGCTATCATCCGGGCCTAACCTTCTCTTCCcctaacatttttttttcttttctcacgtGTAAATCTCGTTCTCATCCCTATTAGACCTCAGGCTACAGCCCGAATATCCACCAATATGGTTCCGTGCTTGATTAGTCCAGTACAAAAGGGAAGGCATTGTCTAAAGTATTAAGCTTCTAACAACTACTTTTCCGTAATACAACTCGAAGACTAGTTGCTTTGTAgatttaaactaaataaacaaaaTTATTGGTATCTCACAAAGTGCATTTATATTTATGACGCCTATTTTTAATAGTTAATCGAAATATCTCTCTAAATTTATAAGATGTCTCATTAACTCACAATTCAGAATGTCCAAAGCTCTTCGTCAAGAGATAGAATTGCAACTCGCTACCGTCATTGTTAGCAACTTGCTTGACAGTTTATGAACAGATAAGCCGTCACCTACGCTAAGTGTAAGTGTAAGTGTAAGAGAATCGCGCAAGATATGGACGCCTGCCAACCCaatcctcttcctctcctttgATGATATGTCCTCATTTTTCTTAATTTCCCACGTTTTATTTGCTTCCATTTCCACGTTTTATTTGCCTCCATTTggaaatgaagaaaataatcaTTAAATTTGCCCTCCATTATTTCGTCACCTCGTACACGGCACAATTAggtcattaataataataataataatcaatatTTATTTTGCCGGTGGAATCGACCAAGGCCATCCAAATCTCGTGCTTAAATTAAATTTCCCATCCCTCATTAATGAGGCAACGTTTATTTTTAGGATTTAATATGTTTTTGCCCATTAGTCGGGCAAAAGTCAAAATACCTTTCTTTCTTTTATGATCTGATAATAAGATAGGGTCCGTCCAAAAGGTGATCAAAATGGTCAATGTTAGACGGACGTTTGATCGGATGAATTATCTTCCCCATCAATAGGTAGGGTAACCGGTCCAACACTTCGACAGTTTGGTCAGACACCAAGCTTTTGACGCTCATAAAGCTCAACCAGGGAGACACGAAGGTCGAGCGGTCATCCCGCTCGGCAAACAGTGGATGCAGCCTTACTCGACAGGCAAGACTCTTTCGCCCGACGGGGTGTAGCCGCTAGCAGCTCATCGGCCGAGCAGACGCTCGGCCCGGCCGTTGCATCGTTCGGACGGTcgactggccgagcggctctcccgctcggtccAATAACAGACAAAGGGAGCAGTTGGTAATATCTTCCTGGGGATCAGTGTCATTGACAGGCGGCGTGGTCGGCGACAAGGTCagatagagaatcgtacggtgaaaGCTTACACTGTCACGTCATGGATATGCCCGGATTGTTAAGGTATGGCGTCAAACATGTTTTTATAACACATCTTTTCCAGGTacgctttgagaagcgtgcacacctcgggaagcgtgcacacgcctctcaagagccctatataaggaacctcagacttcgtcggaggtatgcttcgatcactgtagctacagtcacGTTGCTCCATCCTTCTCTAATTCATTCTTCTACTctcggtgattgacttgagcgtcggagggtcatctcCAGGAAAttcctccctggctcggcactaacgacttgtggttgcaagCTCAGCTCGTAGGAGGTTCACGGCATCTTCGGTTGACATCTAGTCAACGTGAGCGTCGTCTACCCAACGCCCGTCTACTCGCTCttggacaagatcaaatttggcgccatctatgggaacgcacctgaatccgaacggagaagatggaggaagctggacatctccacaccgtgacgctcactccAGAAGAGGTCGATGCGCTCATTCAAGTATGAGCGACGAAATTAATCGAGCAGCAGCAATAAAAGGCGCTGGCCGATCGGCTGGCACAACAAGCAACATCGGCCTCGGGAGGTCAAGCGGCGCATGAAAACCGGTCGGAGCAACTCTCCATATGGGGACAGAATAAGATGCTAACTGGCACTCTTGGAGAAGTTCTGCCAGCGTCCATTCCATTTCACCGGGAGTTATTTCAGACGCCCTCAGAGATTGTTCAGGCCAACCAGGATAGGGGTTCCTCATATTAGGCCCCCGCTCGGGACAAAAGAAAAGGCACAGCGCCCCGAGCCGATtcatcacccgagcggatcaaccgacaattCTCAGAGGTTATTTTTCAGGATCCGCTGCCGAAACACTACGCTCCCCTAGCGATCAGAGAGTATAACGGGTCGACCGACCCgaatgaccatctgggtaagttcgataacgccgCTATCCTTCATCAATACATAGATGGAGtcaagtgtcgagtcttcctcactacgctCTTCGGCTCGGCCCAACGGTGGTTTAGAAGGTTGTCGGACGGGTCTATccgaagcttcaaagacttctgaacggctttccttcaccacttcgcgagcagcatgcgctatcaaaaaacaagcgtcagcctgttttCCATGAAGCAGGGCCAGAGGGAAACTCTAcgagcctacatccaacgcttcaaccaggtggcgatggataccccctcggtctcgtccgagatcatgatgaacgcgttcacacaagggctcatggacggggacttctttcgATCGCTCGTCAGGAAGCCGCCTCGCGACTACGACTACATGCTGAAGAAGGTCAATGAGTACATAAACGTGAAAGAAGCCCAAGTGGCCCGAAGGAAGGAGGCTCCATCCTAACCATCGGCGCCGACTGAACGATGGTCGTCGTCCAGCCATCAACCTCCAAGAGGGCCCCGAGCCAAGGGAGTATGTCCACACCAGGAAGCAAGGCCACATACCGTCTAGCATGTTGCCGCAGAACGGCCGAatcccaaggggaaggtatggacccctttgttctgctcattccatcaGTCTGCATCTCACAACACCTAAGAGTTATCGGCGTCGATCCCCTTCTCCTGATCAGCGACACGAGCATCATCGGGCCGATCGATGAGAAGAAGCAAGGCGATCACTAAGGTGGCCTCATCAGAGAAGCGCAGAGCCAACAAGAGCTGGGCGCGAGCGAAGCAggtcgtccgctcgggaggaggaaaatcgaAGTAATGAtgctcga
Coding sequences within it:
- the LOC122015338 gene encoding proteasome subunit alpha type-6 isoform X1 — its product is MSRGTGAGYDRHITIFSPEGRLYQVEYAFKAVKASGITSIGVRGKDSVCVVTQKKVPVSVSHLLFIILWVRNASRVSLCNLVFLVGISMQDKLLDQTSVTHLFPITNYLGLLATGMTADARSLVQQARNEAAEFRFKWGYEMPVDVFSKWVADKSQIYTQHAYMRPLGIVAMILGIDEEKGPQLFKCDPAGHFFGHKATSAGLKEQEAINFLEKKMKNDPAFSYEETVQTAISALQSVLQEDFKATEIEVGVVKAEDPAFRVLSTEEIDEHLTAISERD
- the LOC122015338 gene encoding proteasome subunit alpha type-6 isoform X2 is translated as MSRGTGAGYDRHITIFSPEGRLYQVEYAFKAVKASGITSIGVRGKDSVCVVTQKKVPDKLLDQTSVTHLFPITNYLGLLATGMTADARSLVQQARNEAAEFRFKWGYEMPVDVFSKWVADKSQIYTQHAYMRPLGIVAMILGIDEEKGPQLFKCDPAGHFFGHKATSAGLKEQEAINFLEKKMKNDPAFSYEETVQTAISALQSVLQEDFKATEIEVGVVKAEDPAFRVLSTEEIDEHLTAISERD